From the Bacillota bacterium genome, the window CCTCCCGCAGCTCAACAAGGCCGAGGACCTCATCGATCCGACGGCGGGCCTTCTTCCCCGTCAGGCCGTACAAGGCCGTGAAGAACTGCAGGTTCTCGGCCGCGGTCAGGTCGGCGTAGAGCGCCTCCTGCTGGGTCATGTAACCGATGCGCCGCGCCACCGAGCGGTCCGGCATCCGCCGCCCGAAGACCCTGGCTTCGCCCGAGGTCGGCGACACCAGACCGGCCAGGATCCGGATGAGGGTCGTCTTGCCCGAGCCGTTCGGTCCGATCAACCCGAAGGTCTGGCCCCGGGGGACCTCGAGGTCCAGGCGGTCGATGGCCCGAACCCGGCCGAAGCTCTTACTGAGCCCGACCACCTGCGCCGTCAACTCCATGTCACTTGCCCTCCTTGCGGACGATCCCGTAGAGGATCGCCTGAGATGCCGTCTTGACCAGTTCCTGGCGCGTCCCGGGGCCGAAATCGAGACCGAGGACGAAACGGGCGATGCCCGACAGGAGCAGCGGCCCCATCACCAGCATGGCCAGGAAGGTCAGGTTCATCGGCCGGATCCGCCC encodes:
- a CDS encoding ABC transporter ATP-binding protein, which translates into the protein MELTAQVVGLSKSFGRVRAIDRLDLEVPRGQTFGLIGPNGSGKTTLIRILAGLVSPTSGEARVFGRRMPDRSVARRIGYMTQQEALYADLTAAENLQFFTALYGLTGKKARRRIDEVLGLVELREAAGRPVETFSGGMKQRLSLAIALVHQPPLLLLDEPTVGVDPELRRTFWRHFKGLAGQGASLIISTHHLDEAERCDRVALIRQGRLLAMGRPDDLKERAGRTTLEETFLYFADAQGEGVKK